The following are encoded together in the Vigna unguiculata cultivar IT97K-499-35 chromosome 2, ASM411807v1, whole genome shotgun sequence genome:
- the LOC114174383 gene encoding protein diaphanous homolog 1-like, with the protein MSSGDPPRPPPVDKGKGIAKTRKRRNNYVLRIPVRPITPTPGLHMPSLSSPPPPIGLHNPTSIPAIHMPSSSSQPPPIGLHTPVVPPFHIPSSSSSAPHTGLHTPSTDIRASPSPHIVPSPASIGGPSPAVGQQSAPSPVAGDIVAPQPMVDADLDAEPDPPLQDRPMIEPVGRGFVPSRVASQAITKTIKQQFLNPWPSWGSIPEKDKEIFWQRFKRRVQWAPEHEIAIKRNFNNRASHRLSELFRDARTARERPEWIPNDQKKNRASKTGETLHTGGSITTYEHALRMARELGCHVFLDEVFQQTHIRKGIGEYVDERSRKTNEEFQTRLSQVRFEVSSCADGTQEQSSVDPTQDENIRTRCWIETVGGKKKGRLYGAGQLVSKYTGPNESLNQVPASSSSNTEDLTNIRQQLSRSLEENEQLRSEFRSFQSLVLQYLPLDAQARLQQPQPQPQPQQPNPTQPNFEIPPPHSQQQNNEEDDNLIEESSPDYEDY; encoded by the exons ATGTCATCGGGAGATCCACCTCGACCACCCCCAGTTGACAAGGGGAAAGGTATtgcaaaaacaagaaagagacgTAATAATTATGTGCTTCGGATTCCAGTCAGACCCATCACCCCTACCCCAGGCTTACATATGCCATCTTTATCTTCCCCACCTCCACCCATAGGGTTACATAACCCAACATCTATCCCAGCGATTCATATGCCGTCCTCCTCTTCTCAACCTCCACCCATAGGGTTGCACACCCCTGTTGTACCACCCTTCCATATACCATCCTCATCTTCCTCAGCTCCACACACTGGGTTACATACCCCTTCCACAGACATTAGAGCATCCCCATCACCTCATATTGTACCATCCCCAGCCTCCATTGGTGGCCCATCTCCTGCCGTTGGTCAGCAGTCTGCACCATCCCCAGTTGCAGGTGATATAGTTGCCCCACAGCCTATGGTTGATGCTGATTTAGATGCAGAACCTGACCCTCCTCTGCAGGACCGCCCAATGATTGAACCTGTCGGTCGAgg GTTTGTTCCATCTAGAGTTGCTTCACAGGCTATCACAAAGACAATCAAGCAACAATTTCTTAATCCTTGGCCATCATGGGGATCAATACCTGAAAAAGACAAGGAAATTTTCTGGCAACGTTTCAAG AGGAGAGTTCAGTGGGCACCAGAGCATGAAATTGCCATTAAGAGAAATTTCAACAATAGAGCTTCCCATCGTCTATCTGAGCTGTTTAGAGATGCTAGAACGGCTAGAGAAAGGCCAGAATGGATTCCTAATGAT CAAAAAAAGAATAGGGCTTCTAAAACAGGTGAGACCCTACACACAGGTGGATCCATTACCACTTACGAGCATGCCCTTCGTATG GCACGTGAGTTGGGATGCCATGTGTTTCTTGATGAAGTCTTTCAGCAGACACATATCCGGAAGGGTATTGGCGAGTATGTGGATGAGAGGTCTAGGAAGACAAAT GAAGAATTTCAGACTAGGCTTTCTCAAGTTAGATTTGAGGTTTCCTCATGTGCTGATGGAACACAAGAGCAGTCCTCTGTTGATCCTACACAGGACGAGAATATCAGGACTAGGTGTTGGATTGAGACAGTAGGagggaaaaagaaaggaagacttTATGGGGCTGGTCaacttgtttcaaaatatacagGTCCAAATGAAAGCTTGAACCAAGTACcagcttcttcctcttctaataCTGAGGACCTCACTAATATTAGGCAACAACTGTCACGCAGCCTAGAGGAAAATGAGCAATTGAGGTCTGAGTTTCGATCCTTTCAGTCACTAGTCCTGCAATATCTCCCTCTTGATGCTCAGGCTCGTCTTCAGCAGCCACagccacaaccacaaccacaacaGCCAAACCCTACTCAACCAAACTTTGAAATCCCTCCACCCCATTCTcagcaacaaaataatgaagaagACGATAATCTAATTGAAGAATCTTCTCCTGATTATGAAGATTATTAG